Genomic segment of Cronobacter dublinensis subsp. dublinensis LMG 23823:
CTCTGGAAGAGGGCGCCATTCTTGCGCGCTTTGACTCCACCGATACTCAACTGCGCGCTCGCGAAGCGCTGATGAGCGCGCTGGGCGATCAATTCGTCGTTGCGCTTAACCTCGCGCCTGCCACCCCACGCTGGCTCACCACTATTTCCGCTGAACCAATGAAGCTGGGTCTTGACCTGCGCGGCGGCGTGCACTTCCTGATGGAAGTGGATATGCAAACCGCGCTTAGCAAGCTCCAGGAGCAGAACATGGACGGCATGCGCAGCGATCTGCGCGATAAAGGCCTGAACTGGACTAACGTCCGTAAAGCTGAAAACTACGGCATGACGATCCAGTTCCGCGACGGCGACACCCGTGACGCCGCGGTTTCTTATCTGACTGCCCGTCATCGCGATATGGTTATCTCAAGCCAGGGTGATAACAGCCTGCGCGCGGTGCCGTCTGATGAACGTCTGCGCGAAGCGCGTGAATATGCCGTTCAGCAGAACATTAATATCCTGCGTAACCGCGTTAACCAACTGGGCGTCGCTGAGCCGCTGGTACAGCGTCAGGGCACCGACCGCATTGTGGTTGAACTGCCGGGTATTCAGGACACCGCGCGCGCCAAAGAGATCCTCGGCGCGACCGCGACGCTTGAATTCCGTCTGGTTAACAACTCTGTCGACCCTTCTGCCATCGCCGCGGGCCGTATTCCTGGCGATTCCGAAGTGAAGATGACGCGTGAAGGCCAGCCAGTGGTGCTGTACAAACGCGTGATTCTGACCGGCGATCATATTACCGATTCCACCTCCGGCGTTGACCAGTACAACATGCCGCAGGTGAATATTTCGCTCGACAGCTCGGGCGGCAATATCATGTCCAACTTCACCAAAGACAACCTGCGTAAACCGATGGCGACGCTCTTTGTGGAATATAAGGACAGCGGTAAGAAAGACGCTAACGGGCGCAGCATTCTGGCGAAAGACGAAGAGGTGATTAACGTCGCGACCATTCAGGCGCGTCTTGGTCAGAACTTCGTGATTACCGGCATCGACAATGCGAACGAAGCGCGTCAACTCTCGCTGCTGCTGCGTGCGGGCGCGCTGATTGCGCCGATCCAGATTGTAGAAGAGCGCACCATCGGCCCGACGCTGGGTATGCAGAACATCACTCAGGGTCTGGAAGCGTGTCTGGCGGGCCTCGCGGTCTCCATCCTCTTCATGGTCCTGTTCTATAAGAAGTTCGGTCTTATCGCCACCTCGGCGCTGCTGGCGAACCTGGTGCTGATCGTCGGCATTATGTCGCTGCTGCCGGGCGCGACGCTGACCATGCCGGGTATCGCGGGGATTGTGTTAACCCTTGCGGTCGCGGTCGATGCGAACGTACTGATTAACGAGCGTATTAAAGAAGAGCTCAGCAACGGTCGTTCGGTCCAGCAGGCGATTGATGAAGGCTATCGCGGGGCGTTCAGCTCCATTTTCGACGCCAACATCACGACGCTGATTAAGGTCATCATCCTGTACGCAGTGGGGACCGGCGCGATTAAAGGGTTTGCTATCACGACCGGTATCGGCGTGGCGACCTCCATGTTCACCGCTATTGTCGGTACCCGTGCCATTGTAAACCTGTTGTACGGCGGCAAACGCATCAACAAGCTGTCTATCTGAGGAGTGCGTTGTGGCACAGGAATATACTGTTGAACAATTGAACCACGGCCGTAAAGTCTATGACTTTATGCGCTGGGACTACTGGGCCTTCGCCATTTCCGGCCTGCTGCTTGTCGCCTCGATTGTGGTGATGGGCGTGCGCGGCTTTAACTGGGGCCTGGATTTCACTGGCGGTACGGTCATCGAGATAGCGCTGGAAAAACCTGCGGATCTGGATTTAATGCGCCAGTCGCTGGAAAAGGCGGGCTTTGAAGAGCCGCTGCTGCAGAACTTCGGCAGCAGCCGCGACATCATGGTACGTATGCCGCCAGCACCGAGCGAAACCGGCGGTCAGACGCTTGGCAGCAAAGTGCTGAACGTGATTAACGAAGCCACCGGCCAGAACGCGGCGGTGAAGCGTATCGAGTTCGTCGGTC
This window contains:
- the secD gene encoding protein translocase subunit SecD, which gives rise to MLNRYPLWKYLMLVVVLLVGLLYALPNLYGEDPAVQITGARGVAASDQTLVQVQNTLQKEKISAKSVALEEGAILARFDSTDTQLRAREALMSALGDQFVVALNLAPATPRWLTTISAEPMKLGLDLRGGVHFLMEVDMQTALSKLQEQNMDGMRSDLRDKGLNWTNVRKAENYGMTIQFRDGDTRDAAVSYLTARHRDMVISSQGDNSLRAVPSDERLREAREYAVQQNINILRNRVNQLGVAEPLVQRQGTDRIVVELPGIQDTARAKEILGATATLEFRLVNNSVDPSAIAAGRIPGDSEVKMTREGQPVVLYKRVILTGDHITDSTSGVDQYNMPQVNISLDSSGGNIMSNFTKDNLRKPMATLFVEYKDSGKKDANGRSILAKDEEVINVATIQARLGQNFVITGIDNANEARQLSLLLRAGALIAPIQIVEERTIGPTLGMQNITQGLEACLAGLAVSILFMVLFYKKFGLIATSALLANLVLIVGIMSLLPGATLTMPGIAGIVLTLAVAVDANVLINERIKEELSNGRSVQQAIDEGYRGAFSSIFDANITTLIKVIILYAVGTGAIKGFAITTGIGVATSMFTAIVGTRAIVNLLYGGKRINKLSI